A part of Salmo salar chromosome ssa18, Ssal_v3.1, whole genome shotgun sequence genomic DNA contains:
- the nit1 gene encoding deaminated glutathione amidase, producing MFVLRCSLRRTQVKHLLDCDSSWGSSCIGVHQRMSSSSPHPVAAVCQVTATPDKEANFTACKRLVQAAKEGGASMVFLPEGFDYIGSSREETLNLSERLTGDIISRYTLLAKKLSVWLSLGGFHERGHDWETDRRIYNSHIIINEKGDIVSVYRKSHLFDVELPGRGVSLKESAFTIPGSSLIPPVQTPIGKVGLGICYDLRFPELSLALMRQGAEILTYPSAFTVATGAAHWEVLLRARAIETQCFVLAAAQVGSHHEKRSSYGHALAVDPWGVVMGDCGGENTGMALLEIDLEKLRDTQRNMPVQQHRRDTSFYYSLGGKD from the exons ATGTTCGTGCTCAGGTGCAGTTTAAGAAGAACTCAGGTCAAACATTTACTGGACTGTGATTCGTCTTGGGGCTCGAGCTGCATTGGGGTGCATCAAAG GATGTCATCATCATCGCCTCATCCAGTGGCAGCGGTGTGCCAGGTGACCGCAACCCCTGACAAGGAGGCCAACTTCACTGCCTGCAAGCGATTGGTGCAGGCGGCAAAAGAGGGTGGAGCCAGCATGGTTTTCCTACCTGAGGGGTTTGACTACATCGGCTCTAGTCGAGAGGAGACCCTGAATCTGTCTGAGAGGCTAACAGGAGACATTATCTCACGCTACACACTGCTCGCCAA GAAGCTGAGCGTGTGGCTCTCTCTTGGAGGGTTTCATGAGAGAGGGCATGACTGGGAGACGGACAGGCGAATCTACAACAGTCACATCATCATAAATGAAAAgg GTGATATAGTGTCCGTATACAGGAAgtcccatttgtttgatgtggaGCTGCCAGGAAGAGGTGTGTCCTTAAAAGAGAGTGCCTTCACCATACCTGGATCCAGCCTCATTCCTCCAGTCCAAACTCCCATTGGCAAG GTGGGACTGGGTATCTGTTATGACCTGAGGTTCCCTGAGCTGTCTTTGGCTTTGATGCGACAGGGGGCGGAGATTCTGACCTACCCGTCAGCGTTCACTGTGGCCACAGGAGCTGCCCATTGGGAG GTGTTGCTTCGCGCCAGGGCCATTGAGACCCAGTGCTTTGTCCTTGCCGCAGCCCAAGTGGGCAGTCACCATGAGAAGCGTTCGTCGTACGGCCACGCCCTGGCTGTGGACCCCTGGGGGGTGGTGATGGGGGACTGTGGAGGAGAGAACACAGGCATGGCTCTGCTGGAGATTGACTTGGAGAAGCTCagggacacacagagaaacaTGCCTGTGCAGCAACATCGCAGAGACACTAGCTTCTACTACAGTTTGGGTGGAAAGGACTGA